The region GCTGGTACAATGACTTCATCACCTTTTTTTAATTTAGGGTTTTTAGTATAAAACAATGCAGCTACAGCTAGTAAATTAGCTGAAGACCCAGAATTAACCATCACACAGTATTTGGAATCTATAAATGATGCAAATTCGGTTTCAAATTTAGCAACATGTTTACCCATAGTGTACATATCACTATCGATAACCGTTTTAATAGCTTCAATTTCTTTATCATCCCAAGTGGATGTTGCTAATGGATATTTAGTCATGTTTTACTTCTGTTTTATAGTAACTATAGGTTAATTGCAATCCTTGTTCTAAATCTGTTTTTGCAGTCCAACCAAAAGCTTTAAGTTTTGTATCATCAATCAATTTTTGATACATACCAACTGGTTTTGATAAATCATGTTCAAACTGTCCCTCAAAACCAATAACTTTAGCTATGGTTTTATAATAGTGATTAATAGTAAAATCATACCCTAATCCTACATTAATATTTTGTGGCATAGCAGTAAAATTTGATACTGCATAAAATATAAAATCTGCTAAATCTTTAGCGTACATAAACTCTCTTCTAGCTTCTCCATTTCCCCAAATTGTAATTGTTGAGTTTCCATTTAGTTTGGCTTCATCTATTTTTTTAATCACTGCAGGAACCATATGAGAGTGTTCTGGAGAAAACTTATCATACTTCCCATATAAATTACATGGAATTACCGTTTTGTATTGAAAATAATCATCCTCTTTATTGATGTACTCACAAAGTCTTGTCGTTACTATTTTAGCCAATGCATAGCCTTCATTTGTGGGTTCCAATTCGCCTTTTAAAATTAAGTCTTCTTGTAAAGGATTTTTGGCCTCTCTTGGATACATACAAGAGCTAGACAGATTTATAAAGTTTTTAACTCGGTTAGATTTAGCAGCCATAATCAAGTTACGACCAATATCAAGGTTTTTTATTAAAAAATCTACTGGTCGTGCTATATTGTCTTGAATACCACCTACCAATCCTGCTGCGTGAATAATAAAGTCTGGTTTTTGTTGCTTTATATAATTAAATACCGCATTATAATCTTCAAGATTTATTTCTTTTCTATTTGGTGCTAGAATAGTAATGTTAGGGTTTGTATTATATTCTAGAATATTCTTACCAACCATTCCATTGCCTCCTGTTAAAAAAATCTTGATTTGTTGAGGCATGTTATTTGTTTTTAATCAGTTTTAAATCATGTTGGGTCATAATTTTTACTAACTCTTTAAAAGAGGTTTTATTAGGATTCCAGCCCAAATTAGCTTTGGCTTTGGCTGGATTACCTAATAAGGTTTCTACTTCGGCTAGGCGGTAATAATTTGGATCAATTTCTATTAAAACACGTCCTGATTCTGCACAGACTCCTTTTTCGTTCTCGTCTTTACCTTCCCAATTAATTGTAATATCAGCTTCTTTAAACGCCAGCTCACAAAATTCTCTAACGGTATGCTGTTCTCCTGTTCCAATAACATAATCTTCAGGAACCTCTTGCTGTAACATGAGCCACATACATTCTACATAATCTTTAGCATAACCCCAATCACGTTTGGCGTCTAAGTTTCCTAAATATAGCTTATCCTGAATACCATGTGCAATTCTTGCTGCTGCTAATGTAATTTTTCTAGTGACAAACGTTTCACCACGACGCTCAGACTCATGATTAAATAAAATTCCGTTAACCGCATACATATTGTACGATTCGCGGTAGTTTTTAGTAATCCAAAAGGCATATAGCTTAGCAACTCCATAAGGCGATCTTGGATAAAACGGAGTTGTTTCTGTTTGTGGCGTCTCTTGTACCTTACCATATAGTTCTGAGGTAGATGCTTGATAGATTCTAGTTTTATTGGTCAGTCCACAAATGCGAATTGCTTCTAATAATTTTAAGGTACCTATACCATCTGTTTCTGCGGTATATTCTGGTAAATCAAAAGAGACTTTTACATGGGACTGTGCTGCGAGATTATAAATCTCGTCTGGTTGGATTTCTTGAACTAAACGAATCAAATTAGAACCATCTGTCATATCTCCATAATGCAATTTTATATTTTGCTGTTTATGAATATCTTTAAGTATGGTGTCAATATATAAATGCTCTATACGTTCTGTATTAAATGTTGAACTACGTCTAATTATACCATGTACCATATAGCCTTTATCAAGTAAAAGCTCTGCAAGGTAAGATCCATCTTGTCCGTTTATTCCTGTAATTAATGCAACTTTCATTGGTTGTTTATTGAGTTGATAAAGGTACTAATTTCTGAAGTGAATATTTGTGCTCCGTTTTTAAAAAGGTGCGAATAGTCGTTATAATATTCTTTTTCTCTGTAAATTGGATTTAAGGTATCATAAATAAATAATCTCTCCTTTGGATTCATTAATGATTTAAAACGTGATACAAATGTTGAATTGAAAGTTTTAAAATTTGGTGGCAAGGCAAAAATTAATTCAATATTATTCATTTTACACATATATTGAATATTTGTAAACGAGGTTAGCTTATTTGTAAGTTCTTCTTTTGCATTATATGAAATCACATTATTTGAAAAATCTAATTTTTTCTTGTTATTTCTTACAATATACGGTCTAGATCCTGAACTATCTATTGGATTAAAATGAAACGGTTTTCTTTTATGAAATTCAAGATTAGAACGATTAATTCTTGATAACATAAAAAACCACGAAAGAAAATTTTTCTCTTTCTGTTTAATTAATTCAGAATTGATATAATTGTATTTAGATAGTGGTATTAATCGATCTATCCTAAATTTAAGAGACGCTTCTTCAATAAACTCATAAGGAGTATCTATGACTAAAACAACAATTTTAGGTACACTATTGTATTTTAAAAGAGTTTTTAAAACAAACTCATGAAATATGACATTTGAACCTTCATAGGATAAATTATAAGATGTAAACCCTGTCTCATTCTCTAGTTGTCCTGCTAATACATCTGAGGCTCCTTTAGAAGAACCTAGTACTATTAACTCTTTATTCATTTTACCTTCTAAAACAGTTTCTAGTCTTTTATCATACTCACGTTTTGGTGCTTCTAGCAAAAAAATATAGGTGATTTTTTCTACAATAAAAAAGAGTAGCACAAATAAAACGATATGTTTTAAAAAACGTTTCATCTTAAAACTGGAAATAAATAAATTCTTGTTGTTTTTCGTTACTAAATACAAATACTAATGCTATAATAACCATATAAAAAGCCCATCGTAACACTCTGGATTGTTTTAATAACATGACCTCAATTGCATATTGTTGTCGTCTTCCAATCCACTCAACTACTATAAATATAAATATCAATATGATTATATTAGTTGGCCTTATCGTTGGTAAAGACAATAAGCTTTTACTAAAAATACTTTTTAGGTAAGAAATTGCATGCGTAATGGTCTCTGCCCTAAAAAAGACCCAAGCTAAAACAGTAATCCCAAAAGTAATAAGCATTTGTACACTTTCTTTTAAATTAGGAAAACGTCTATCTTGAGCTATAACATTTAGATTATTACGGTTACGTTTTGCTAGTAATAAAGGTAAAAAATAAAGTGCATTTAAAAATCCCCAAACCAAAAACGTCCAATTAGCACCATGCCAAAAACCGCTAACTAAAAAAATAATAAATGTATTGCGGACTTTCATCCACGTGCCACCTCTACTTCCTCCTAACGGAATGTATAAATAGTCTCTAAACCAAGTAGATAAAGAAATATGCCAACGTCTCCAAAATTCAGCAATATCACGCGAAAAATAAGGGAATGCAAAATTTTGTTTTAAGTTAAATCCAAACAATCTAGACGTCCCAATTGCAATGTCTGAATACCCTGAAAAATCACCATAAATCTGAAAGGTAAAAAACAAAGCACCCATCAATAAAGTACTTCCTGAATGTTCTGCAGAATTATTAAATATTTGATTGGCATATTCTGCACAATTGTCTGCAATCACAACTTTTTTGAAAAATCCCCAAAGGATCTGTCGGCATCCATCAACCGCTTGACTGTAATGGAAATGACGTTTTTTATAAAATTGAGGTAATAAATTAGTAGCACGCTCTATAGGTCCTGCAACTAATTGTGGAAAAAAGCTGACAAACGCTAAAAAAGACACAATATCTTGAGTGGGATCTAATTTTCTTTTATAGACATCAATAGTATAACTTAAGGTTTGGAAGGTGTAAAAACTTATTCCGACTGGAAGAATAATATCCAAAGTATTAGGTTGAATTTTAGTCCCGAAAAACGAAAACGCTTCCACAAAATTATCAACAAAAAAATTATAATATTTAAAAAAGCCTAAAAACCCTAAATTAACAAGAATACTAGTCCATAGCAGTAATTTTCTTTTGCTGGGTAAATCTTCTTTTTTTAATTGTAAACCTATAGTATAATCTACTAAAGAACTGAAGATAATTAAAGACAAAAAACGCCAATCCCACCAACCATAGAACACGTAACTGGCTAATACTAGTAATGCATTTTGCAGTTTCAGGTTTTTATCTGTTATAAACCAATACAGTATAAATACTATAGGTAAAAAAACAGCAAAATCTAGTGAGTTAAATAGCATTTACGCAGAATAATTTAGCGGTTTTAAACTTAATTTTCTAATAATAGTGTCTTGTTGTACAGGTTGTCTGTATTTTAATATACTTGGTAGTTTAATTAGCGTAGTAAAACATACAAAAACAAACGACTTAAAATAGTTCCAATCTTTTAAAGCATACTTATTAAAGTTATGCCATAATGTTTTAAATACCTTTTTAATTGGTTTAGGGTAATAGACCAAATAATAACGTAATGTGTTTTTTAATTGTCGTTCAAATCTAAAATAGTTGCGACCTTGTAATTGTCTTTTTTTGACATCAATACGATGGTTGACTTTAATATTTGGTTGATAAATAATATCAAATCCTAAATCCAAAACTTCTAATGCTACTGCTGGTTCTTCACCATAAATATCTATCCAAACTGGAAAACCGTTTGTAGCTTGATACACTTCGTTTTTAATCGCAAAACCACAACCTACAAAGTCATTGGTCAAATGTGACTCTAAATCTTTAGAATGCTGTAAAGCGTCTTCATCGGTTTTAAACATCCCTCTAACTTCCTGAAATGCAATAATGCCCAAATGTGTATTGTGTTGAAATTCGGCTTCAATTGCTTCAATAAAATGAGGACTTATCGGATGTGCATCATCATCTAGTCCTATAAAAATTCTTCCTTTTGCTTTTTTATATAATATATTTCTTGCAGGAGACGCACTAACACTTTGCTTTGAAACTGTCCAATGTACCCAATAAAAATCTGCAATAATACTTTCGGTATTAGAACAACCATCAATAAATACCAACACTTCATGAATAGATAAATCTATTATAGTCTTCAACTTATTTAAAGTTAAAGCCAAATCTTCTGGTCTATTTTTAGTGACTATTAAAAATGAAAGTTGCATTTATGAATGTTCCGACAAAACGGTTTGATATAGGGTTTGTATTTTGGGTTGCAATGTAGCACGATTATACTGTTTTTGTATAAGATTAGTATTAAAAACTTGAGATTGCTCTCTTAAATTTTGATTTTGAAGTGATTTGTTAATGTGATTAGCAATTTCTTTTTCATCAAACGGATTAGCAATTAGTAATCCATTTTTACCATGTATAATGACTTCTTCAGTGACTTGACCTGGATTTGATTGAATTGGGAATGCTCCCATTGACATCGCTTCCAATAAGGCGTTAGGCATTCCATCTGAAATACTATTGGCTATATGAAGACAGCTTCTACCCATTAACTCTAACAAGTGTTGATTTTGAATGAAGGCATATCTAGAGTGAATGGTTATAGCTAAAGTTGGCAATATCTTAGATTGATTTATTTGTTTTTGGATACTATCATCTGCACTATAAATAACAATTTGCTTATCTTCTAAAAGTTCTACTGTAACTAACTCCAAAGCGTTTAATACTATTGAAGCTTTACCCACACCATCGTCGTAACCTTTAATTAAAATAACTGGTCGTTCTGAAACAGATTTAATTTTAGAATTATCGATAGTTAGTCCTCCATTTCCAGGGAAAACGCCTAAAAACTGATTGTTAAATCCATTTTTAACTGCTAAATGATAATCCCGTTTGCAATCTGTTATCAGATAATTGGCACGCTTATAAAAGCGTTGCAATTCGTTTTTTGAAACGCCTAATTGTTCAAAATAAAACACATCGCTTCCCCAAGACGAATAGATTAATGGAATAGTATTCTGTTCCATAATAGGAAGAATAGGCAGTCCTGCTAATTGCATTTCAAAACAATGGATAATATCTGGTTCTATGGATTCTACAGCTTTTTGAAAAGCACTTGACACACTATTTTCATTAATCTTCTTTATACTTTTATATATTTTTGGGAACCTTTTTTTAATTGCACTTCTAAACGGAAAATTCAATTTTAATTTCCATCCTTTTATTTGAGTCACCCATTCTATTTTTGGCGATTGTGGTCCACCATCTGTTATGTCAAACCAATAGACATCATACCCAGAATCTTTCAATTGGTTGACCCATTGAAAGAAATGATGGTTTGGTATGGCGACCATTAAAATCTTCATAATTACAACTTAAATAAAGGTTTAAATTTTGTATCTCCTTTTTTGATGACTTTAAAAATACCATAGAAAAAACGAATTCGAGATAGTTTTGATTTTAAATCATCGTTATAAGCTAATTGTTCTTGTTTTATAAAATTTAAACAGCTCTTAGCTGCTTTAAAATTTCGTTCTGCCAAAGCTTGCCTGAAAAATCCTAAAGTCATTTTTAAGATGGCTAGCTTAATATTTTTGGAATCTGACGACCTCAATACGGTTCTTTTAGCTTCAAAATAAGAGGCTAAACCATAATCGACATTAGTATAAAAACTATGGGTTGAAGAGTTTAATCCAACACGATAAAAAATCAATGGTTTGTTTATTATCGCATAAGTTTTATTCTCAAAAAGCGCACGTGCATACAGCTCGTGATCTTCCAAAATATGTAAATCCTCTCTAATGGGCAAATATGGTAACAAACTTGAGGCTTTCCAAAGTGGAGCTACCATCATCATAGGGAAAGTACCTGTAGCAAAATCTTCAAACAAGTTTTTACTTTCTTGTATTTGAGGTTGAGATTTTGCATATAAATTCTCATTAAAATCTCCTGTAAATTCCTGTAATTGGCAAACTACAAAATCATTATCTTGAATCGCTTCTATCTTCAACTTAAGATGTTCTGGATGCATAATATCATCACTATCAAAAAACTGAATGTAATGGCCTTTAATCTTAGTAATTGCATAATTCCTGCAACTGCTAGGTCCTTTTTTTAAATTAGATGGACGCTCAAACAGTTGAAAACGCTTATCTGCTTCAATTATTTTTTTAGTAATGTTAACAGTCGTGTCTGTACTACCATCATCTACAATTATACACTCCCAACTGGTATAGGATTGTGCTTTAATAGAAGCTATAGTTTCTTCTATTAAATGTTCACGATTGTATATGGGAATGATGATAGAAATCATTATCTAAAAGCTATAATTTTTAAAATATAAAACTGAGATTTAATGCTATCTAATGGCGACATCTGAGGACTTGAATACACGTATTGAAGTCTTCTGTAATACTTTATAAAATCTTTTAATCTTTGTTTTAAATTGGTCTCAAAACGCAAACCTGCATAAAAAGCCCACAATGTTTTTTTGGCTATTATTTTATTAAAATTAGCATCTACACTAATGCTATTATCCTTAGCCAATTTTAAACATTGGTAACGGTAATAAAACACGTCATATAATTTTTGCTTAGTGATGTTTGCTTTTGCGCTGATTTGACTATCATGTCCATCACCACTTCTAATGGTTGCTAATACTTTATCAAGAATTACTAGTTTAGGTTGTTGGGCAATCATCCGTATATGAAACTCGTTATCTTGATAGCGCATAATGGCTTCATCAAATAAGGGTTTTCCTTCAAGAAAAGTCTTTTTCCACATAAAACCACAGGTTTGTATTTCTATAGTTTCCATTGCGTAATTATAGAATAGAGACTTTCCGTTTTGATATTCAAATTTACTGTCTCTAAATACTGTTAATTGATAATTTGCGTAATTGTTTCTGTGGATAACAGCATCGGTATTAGTTGTAAAGGCATTTACTTTGTCTTCTAAAAATGTAGACTTCATGACATCGTCACTATCAAACCAATTAATATATATTCCTTTTGCTAAAGTAAAACCATAATTACGACAACTATTGGCACCTTTTACTAAGTGATTTGGTCGTATTTTATACTGTATTCTATTGTCTTTATTACTATACTCTGCAATGGTTTGTTCTGTATGATCACTACTACCATCATCAATAACTAAACACTCCCAATTATTATAAGTTTGTGCTTGTATAGAATCTAGTGTCATTTTTATAATAGACTCACGATTAAAGACTGGAATTATAATAGAAACTAATGGTAAATTCACTTTAAAAAGAAGTTACATACTTATACTTTTTTGTAGCTATTACAAAAACACTCTTATTACCAACATATTCCTTAGTAAAAACTTCAATATTTATGAGCTTTAAAAGATCCAAAATAGATTGTGTTGTTTCTTTCTCTCCAATTCGTTCATAATCATCTATAATAACCATAAATTCATCTCCTTTAGATTTAAGCTTTAAAAGAGCAACAATATCATGACGCGAAAAATGAGGCGATCCAAAAGGACCATCAACAATGTATAAATCAAAAGCTTCTGTTATTTTGCTCTCGATATCTTTGTAACCATTACTGTTATGACCATTAATTTGTTTTTTTGTTAATTCAAAAATTTCGATTTTAGAGTTAGTTGATGCTTTAAAATTATTTAAAAATAATGTTTTCCAATTGTCATCATGTTCTATAGTTAGTAATTGAGAGTTTGATAGATAATGATCTAAAAATGTAGAAATAAACTTAGTAGACTCACCAAGTCCAAACTCTATAATTTTTTCAGGTTTATACTCAGATAAAATCCTATTCAACAAATAAAAGAACGTATAGTTTCCAGCCCATCTACCAACATTTATTGGTAAATTTTCAATCTCTTTCTTCCCTCTAATACTGTCATGATAAATTTGAGCCCATTCCAACTCTTTGGATTGTAAATACATCAAACGTTGTAACTTTATTTGCTCTCTAAGTATTCTTTTAATTTTACTTATCATTTTTAAAAAATATTAAAGACTTTATATATAATTTTACTTTGTCTAAAAAACTAAAATTTGTCGCTGTTAATCTTGAAATTTCTTTCAACTGATTAATCATTTTTGGACTGTATTTTTTATTTGCTTTAAAATACTGATTTATAGCTTCTGTTTGAAAAGTTTGCAGAATAGTTTTTAAATTTTCTTGATTAAAAAACCCTTTAGCATTTGCTTTAAAGGCTTTATTGTTCAATTTAATCAAAGCAACTAACTCTTCAAAATTAAGTCTTTCAGTATAAGAAAACTGTTTGATATAAGCTTGTTTTTCTAACTCTGTATAATCTAAATTTAATTGATTTAACATATTAAATCTTGATAAACTAGCACTTTTACGCTGTATTTCTTTTTTAGTTATTGACACTTGATTGTCGTGCACGCGATACAAAAACAAGACGTCTTGGATGTTGTATAATTGACCTACTTGAGACAGTCTTACCCATAAATCATAATCTTCTGCAGGTTCATAAGCAGTATTATAATTAATGTTATGTGTGTTTAACACTGATGTTCTAATCATAGCAGTTGGATGACCAATACAAGACTCTTTTAGTAAACCTAGCTTTATAGCATCATGATGCTCTGGAGCTTCTATGATAGTTTCTGTATCTATTAGTTTAAAAATAGAACCACAGACAACAATATCGTCATTTTGTTCAAAAATAGCGACTTGTTTTTCAAATCGATTTGGTAGACTAATATCGTCGCCATCCATTCTAGCAATATACTTTCCTTTTGCAATGGTCAATCCATAATTTAAGCTATTGGTATAGCCAGAATTTTTTGGTTTAACAATTAGGTTGATGCGTGGATCGTCAAATGTTTTTATAATATCTACTGTACCATCTGTACTACAATCATCAATTATAATACACTCAAAATTAGTATAGGTTTGGTTTAAAATACTTTGTACTGCATCGTGTACATATTGTTCACAATTATAAGTTGGTATTAAAACGGTTATAAGTGGTTGTTGAATCATAACTATAGCTTTATCCAACTTTTAGGAACAACATCAGTGTAGTCATATTGGTCTCCATTAAACCATTGTTTTGGTGCAATAACTATTTTATTTGGATTGGTATTTAACCAAGCAGACCACCAACTAAAACTGCTATTTGCTATAATATTATGTTTACAATTAGACATGAGTTTAATGTCTTCAAAAGCTGTTGCAGCATCATTACAATCGACATAAACTGCTTTATGATTAGTTTTAAAGTTCGCTTTTACCCATTCCATATCATCCGAAAATAAATAATAGGTTGGTTGTTCTATTTTACTTTCAATAACTGCCATAGCGTCTTTATAGTATTGCGCTTTAGAAGTATTGTGCACCTCATGTTTTAAAAAATCCCCTCGTCTAATATGAATGGATACTGCATTGGTCTTAGCCATTTCTGCTAATAAATATTGAGTTTGTTGTTTTAATGGTGAAACAATTTTAAAGTTGTTTAAAATATCGTTTCGATAATTTATAAAATAGTCTTCTGACTGAAAGTAACCGTTTAACTGAATGTTTTTAGTATTAATATTGAATACTTCTGGGTTAAATCTAAAAGATTGCTCATTATAGTAAGTGGTTAAATTTAGCTTGTGTTCTAGCTTTCTAATCCACTTGCTTTTTTGATTAAAGAGTTTAGCATTAATATTAAAATGATGCAACCCATAATCATGTAAATTATAATCGTCAAAACCTGATGTGTCTAATTTTAATTCTTGTTTAGTATGTAGTGCTACTGCTTTTGCAGCAGCATACTGAAACATTTGATTACCCAAACCACCTATTAACTTTATAACGATCACTTAGTATTGTTTTAATGTCCAATTTTCCCAAACAAACTCGTATTGATAGGTTAATTGGTGCGTTTTTGACAATTCGTTTTGAATGGCTTTCATTCTTTCAGCAGCATTTGGTATAATAAAATCATGAAACTGAATTTGTAAATCTGTAAATAAAGGAAGCATATTATGAGCTATTAACGCTTCTAACACGTCATATTCGCCACCTTCGATATTTATTTTTATTAAATCAATATGCTTTATGTTATTAGCTTTTATAAAATCTACAATGGATTTAAGCTGAATGGTTTCCGCATGTTTAGATTTAATATAGACTGAGGACGAATTGTCTGTTAAACTAATTTGCATGGTTTGATCTTGACCTGCTAAACCATACTGATACGCTTTAATTTTAGGGTTATCTGCAAACTTCTGCTTAATAATATTATAAAACGATTGAATAGGCTCAAAAACATAAATTGTGGATTCATATTTATTGTAAATATCTGATGCAAATTCACCTTTATAACCTCCTAAATCAAACACAACAGAATCCTTATTTAATGGATAATTTAAACGTAACGTTTCATCGCCTTTTACAGTAAACCAAGGTTTGCAACGCTCATATTGCAACTGATTTTGTTGATTTTGTTGGTCTATTTGCTTTTTAAATAGAATGTATTTTAATTTTCTTTTAATTTTTTTAATCATTTTACTTCTATTTAGTCTTTATCACTCAAAAAGTCACGTTCTAAAAAGTTATAAATTTGCTCTTTAGTGAGTCCTTTTTGTTTATAAATCCATTGTTTAAAACCTTTATATTTAAATAATTTTTTGAATATTTTTTCTGAAATTATATATTTTAAAGGACTTGCTTTTAACGTACTAATAGCTTCAAAATCGTTATAATGTTTTTCTTCTGTTTTTAAATTTTCAAATTCCTTTTCTATCCATTCTTCAGAAGCATTACCCATATGATACGCATAATTATCATACGTTGCTAACTGGTAACCTCCCATTTTAAGGATGGGTAAATCATTATACAAATACTCGCTTGTACCACCAAGTTTATAGTTGCTATTGGTATCTGGAATTTTATTAAATACTTCATTTTTATAGGTTCCAACAAAATGAGAGTTACCAACTACTGCTTTTGTATTGTTTTTACCTTCTAAAGTAGCTATGACGTCTTTTAAATGTGGTTCTAAATCTGGCCAACCTACACTTTTTGCAAATTTGGTTAAGCCTTCTGGGCTTTTAACTGGACTAAACTTTAGCTTGCTTGAAAATAAATAATCCATCCATATATTTCCTGTATGACGTAATTGGGTTCTATAAATTGGTACAGGACTTACCATTCCTGCTTTTGGAAAGGCTTCAAAAGTTGCTAAAACTGCTTTCTCCCAATCGTTTAAAAACAAAACGTCTGCATCTGTAATTGTGATTAAGCGTTCTTCTGCGGTCCGTAAAGCTTTTAGTATACTATTTATTTTACCTATGGTTTCAGTTTCTATAATAAGCTCGTCAATGTGATTATCTTCATATAATTTGAATAGTCTTTCATTGACTTTAGATGTACTTCCGTTTGAGACTACAGATATTTTTAAAGGTGATACAGCTGTTTTTTGCACTGACAATACACACATTTTAAAAATCTTAAAAGCATCTTTATAATAGCCTTCCTCATTTGGAATATATAAAGGAATAATTACACGATGCGAGCAAGGTTGTAACTCTAGTGTTTTATTACGTACTATGTTTTCCCCTTTTCTCATGAATGCGTTATGATAAATCTATTTAAATATCCTAAACCTAGTTTAGATACTGTATTAGCTAAAAATAATTTTATTTTTATGGTTTTTCTACTTCCCCATTTATCATGAAATAATATTAAACCTTCAATCATTTTTTTATTATTTAATACCCAAGTCCAGTTTTCTTTAATGATATAATTTGGTGTTTTTGCTGGTAACTCAAACGATTTATTTTTATTATCTCCAACACTACTTTGTCCATGTAAATGGTGTACTATTGCGTTAGTGACTAATGCGTGTTTAATATTATATTTTTGTAATTGCATAGCATAGTCATTATCTGCATAATAAAAACCGAAACGTTCATCTAATTTTTTTATAGCTTCAAACACCTTTTTATGTGCTACAATACACCAACCTGTAAGGTGTTTTTGTATTTGATAACCAACAATATAATTATTATTTTCTAATGCCTCTTTAGGTAAGCTATTAGCTTTAGGATCTAATGGCGAAACGGATAACAATTTGGGATTATGTTGCAAAACGTTATTAGTTTCGACTAACCAATTTATATCAAAAACGACATCGTTATTGCTTAAAATATAGTACTCTGCATTAGCATGACTTACTCCAATATTTAAAAACTTATGAAAACTAAACGCATCCTTGGGTGTAATAATTTTTAAATGC is a window of Olleya sp. YS DNA encoding:
- a CDS encoding alpha-1,2-fucosyltransferase — protein: MIVIKLIGGLGNQMFQYAAAKAVALHTKQELKLDTSGFDDYNLHDYGLHHFNINAKLFNQKSKWIRKLEHKLNLTTYYNEQSFRFNPEVFNINTKNIQLNGYFQSEDYFINYRNDILNNFKIVSPLKQQTQYLLAEMAKTNAVSIHIRRGDFLKHEVHNTSKAQYYKDAMAVIESKIEQPTYYLFSDDMEWVKANFKTNHKAVYVDCNDAATAFEDIKLMSNCKHNIIANSSFSWWSAWLNTNPNKIVIAPKQWFNGDQYDYTDVVPKSWIKL
- a CDS encoding FkbM family methyltransferase is translated as MIKKIKRKLKYILFKKQIDQQNQQNQLQYERCKPWFTVKGDETLRLNYPLNKDSVVFDLGGYKGEFASDIYNKYESTIYVFEPIQSFYNIIKQKFADNPKIKAYQYGLAGQDQTMQISLTDNSSSVYIKSKHAETIQLKSIVDFIKANNIKHIDLIKINIEGGEYDVLEALIAHNMLPLFTDLQIQFHDFIIPNAAERMKAIQNELSKTHQLTYQYEFVWENWTLKQY
- a CDS encoding glycosyltransferase, with translation MRKGENIVRNKTLELQPCSHRVIIPLYIPNEEGYYKDAFKIFKMCVLSVQKTAVSPLKISVVSNGSTSKVNERLFKLYEDNHIDELIIETETIGKINSILKALRTAEERLITITDADVLFLNDWEKAVLATFEAFPKAGMVSPVPIYRTQLRHTGNIWMDYLFSSKLKFSPVKSPEGLTKFAKSVGWPDLEPHLKDVIATLEGKNNTKAVVGNSHFVGTYKNEVFNKIPDTNSNYKLGGTSEYLYNDLPILKMGGYQLATYDNYAYHMGNASEEWIEKEFENLKTEEKHYNDFEAISTLKASPLKYIISEKIFKKLFKYKGFKQWIYKQKGLTKEQIYNFLERDFLSDKD
- a CDS encoding glycosyltransferase family 2 protein, producing the protein MNLPLVSIIIPVFNRESIIKMTLDSIQAQTYNNWECLVIDDGSSDHTEQTIAEYSNKDNRIQYKIRPNHLVKGANSCRNYGFTLAKGIYINWFDSDDVMKSTFLEDKVNAFTTNTDAVIHRNNYANYQLTVFRDSKFEYQNGKSLFYNYAMETIEIQTCGFMWKKTFLEGKPLFDEAIMRYQDNEFHIRMIAQQPKLVILDKVLATIRSGDGHDSQISAKANITKQKLYDVFYYRYQCLKLAKDNSISVDANFNKIIAKKTLWAFYAGLRFETNLKQRLKDFIKYYRRLQYVYSSPQMSPLDSIKSQFYILKIIAFR
- a CDS encoding glycosyltransferase family 2 protein, translating into MIQQPLITVLIPTYNCEQYVHDAVQSILNQTYTNFECIIIDDCSTDGTVDIIKTFDDPRINLIVKPKNSGYTNSLNYGLTIAKGKYIARMDGDDISLPNRFEKQVAIFEQNDDIVVCGSIFKLIDTETIIEAPEHHDAIKLGLLKESCIGHPTAMIRTSVLNTHNINYNTAYEPAEDYDLWVRLSQVGQLYNIQDVLFLYRVHDNQVSITKKEIQRKSASLSRFNMLNQLNLDYTELEKQAYIKQFSYTERLNFEELVALIKLNNKAFKANAKGFFNQENLKTILQTFQTEAINQYFKANKKYSPKMINQLKEISRLTATNFSFLDKVKLYIKSLIFFKNDK